GGCCGCGGACTGCGTGAGCACGCCGAGCGCGAGCGAGGCGGCCGCGAGGCCGCGCAGGCCCGGTCCTCCCGCGGCGGCGGCCGCCAAGCAGAAGAGCAGGGCACCGCGCCCCATCGACGGGGAGAGCGGCGTGATCGGCGCGACGAACGCGCCGGCCGCGGCCGCGGCGGCGCAGCCGCCGGCGAAGGCCCAAACCCGGAGCCGCTCGACGTCGAGCCCGCTGCCCGAGGCGATCTCCGCGTTCTCGGCCGCGGCGCGAACGGCGAGGCCGGGGCGCGTTCGGCGCGCGAGGGCGGCCAGGCCGAAGAAGGCGAGGGCGGCGCCGGTCCCGATGAACAACTCGACGCCCGTGACGACGACGTGCCGGATCTGAACGACGTCCATCTTGAGCGGCACCGACCGCTCGCGCGCGCCCCACGCGAGGGCGACCAGCAGTTCGCCCGCGAGCGCCACGGCGAGGAGGACCAGGGCAAGCGCGAGCGGCCGCCCCCGGAGGGGCCGCACGAACACCCGCTCGACGCCGAGGCCGACGGCGAGAGCCGCCGCGGCGGCGGGGGGGGCCGCAACCGAGGCGGGCAGGCCCGCAGCCGTTGCGATCAGCGCGAGGTAGGCCCCCAGCGTGAAGAAGATGCCGATCGCGAGATTGAGCGTGCCGGCCGCGAGCGTCACGGCCATGCCCCACACCGCGAGCGCGTACGGCGCGCCGGCAAGCAGACCGCCGACGATCATTTGCGTGGCGAGGTCCATGCGATCGCCCCCGCTGTGACGGGACGGGCCGCGGGAATACGCCGTCCCCGTAAACGGGGACTGGCCCGTGGTGCGAGCGCCGGAGGACGCCGGTCGGCCCGCGCAGAAGAGCCTGCTGCCGGAGCAGCAGCGACCCTTTCCGAGGCCGTCACAGCACCGTTTTTCCCGCTCTGCCGGCAACCGCCCTGCGGGGCCGGATCATGGCCGTCCGGACTCCGCGGGGAACCCACGAAGGAGGCGCAGCCGTGAAGCGGGCGATCAGCGTCACGGTGAACGGCACGAAGTACTCCAGCGAGGTGGAGCCCCGCCTGCTGTTGGTTCACTACATCCGCGACACCCTCGGCCTTACCGGCACGCACGTGGGGTGCGACACCAGCAACTGCGGCGCGTGCACGATTATGCTGAACGGGCGGGCCGTCAAGTCATGCACGCTCCTCTCCGTGCAGGCAGACGGCGCGCAGCTGCAAACCGTCGAAGGCCTGGCGACCAACGGCGACCTACATCCGATCCAGCAGGGGTTCTGGGAAGAGCACGGCCTCCAGTGCGGCTTCTGCACGCCGGGCATGATGATGGCGGCGCTCGAACTGCTGCGGCGCCATCCGGATCCGTCCGAGACGCAGATCCGCGAGGGCCTGGAGGGTAATCTCTGCCGCTGCACCGGCTACCAGCACATCGTCAACGCGATCCAGAACGCCGCCGGCAAGATGCGCGGCGCGCCGGTCCGCTAAGGAGGGACGGCCGTGGCGGTCAGCAGCCTGTTTGGCGCCAGCATCCGCCGCCGTGAAGACCCGCGCCTCATCACGGGACAGGCGACCTACACCGACGATCTGCGGCTCCCGGGCATGGTGTACGCCTCTATCGTCCGGAGCCCGCACGCGCACGCCCGCATCACGCGCATCGACGCGGCGGCCGCGCGCAAGCACCCGGGCGTCGTGGCGGTGTTCACCGGCCGCGACCTCGAAGGCAAGATCAACCCCATTCCGACGGCTTGGCTGATTCCGAACTC
The nucleotide sequence above comes from bacterium. Encoded proteins:
- a CDS encoding (2Fe-2S)-binding protein; translated protein: MKRAISVTVNGTKYSSEVEPRLLLVHYIRDTLGLTGTHVGCDTSNCGACTIMLNGRAVKSCTLLSVQADGAQLQTVEGLATNGDLHPIQQGFWEEHGLQCGFCTPGMMMAALELLRRHPDPSETQIREGLEGNLCRCTGYQHIVNAIQNAAGKMRGAPVR